From Temnothorax longispinosus isolate EJ_2023e chromosome 3, Tlon_JGU_v1, whole genome shotgun sequence, one genomic window encodes:
- the Golgin84 gene encoding golgin subfamily A member 5, whose product MAWLSGLADKAENLLNKIDKNTAAVLNKDKYEMPQGHLSEVTWLSPESGLNGSTSKTPLLGLSEHIPYTAPTSSLTSVNLLNVTAPKEDALFTYLNTPDPSPKRTAESYKSLSTTSSLLVEHPTDTDSDLSIQSDRISPTPSHVSIEMVPNALDDKDAETSTENANLYPYNEAQILDCGNLDKSTTEAIQNEHSNAEEHSDIFYPQPRYKIKSNGVKTDNLDNPIDSVNKRKYTREMERHVEKQNEFPGKQTDYQKEIVVLNEQLKTLEVEKLEQSKQIIDLQSVIDRKKQELNSIRSELEQHKARALRTLQEKEKLITELKSNAPTAMDEATIMELNQLKQERDSVREENQQMCQQLKMLREELINADLNLEKIRQKSAETNLQNQEILASERRRRLEAEEDIRLRSEETRSLKDELISQRNGFSLQLQKQNSEISKLKLQLSVSTTPSNEMDSRIATLTQTLVLKQQALECLTTERNALRLQLEKIEHQYRNAAGNLRRNISYNNINDTDDAKAQVPTFLIETPFDTSVARRVKRAYSSLDAISVRTGVFLRRYPLARILVLIYMALLHLWVLVVLLSQSPEAH is encoded by the exons ATGGCCTGGCTGTCCGGTCTTGCTGATAAGGCAGAGAAcctgttaaataaaattgacaaaaacaCCGCGGCCGTCttgaataaagataaatacgAGATGCCGCAGGGTCATCTGTCAGAAGTTACGTGGCTCTCTCCGGAATCGGG GTTAAATGGTAGTACGTCCAAGACGCCTCTATTGGGATTATCGGAGCATATTCCCTACACAGCTCCTACTTCAAGTTTAACGTCGGTGAATCTGTTAAATGTAACGGCACCTAAAGAGGACGCGCTATTTACATACTTGAATACGCCTGACCCGAGTCCGAAGAGAACAGCGGAATCCTATAAATCACTATCAACTACTTCATCGTTATTGGTAGAACATCCTACCGATACAGACTCGGATCTATCGATTCAGAGTGATCGGATTAGTCCAACTCCGTCTCATGTTTCAATAGAAATGGTCCCCAACGCTTTGGACGATAAAGACGCTGAGACAAGTACGGAGAATGCAAATTTATATCCATATAATGAAGCGCAGATCTTGGATTGTGGAAATCTGGATAAGTCGACGACAGAAGCTATACAGAATG AACACAGTAATGCGGAAGAACATTCAGATATATTCTATCCCCAGCccagatataaaataaaatcaaacggTGTAAAAACGGATAATTTAGATAATCCAATTGATTCAGTGAACAAACGAAAATATACAAGAGAGATGGAAAGGCACGTGGAAAAACAAAATGAATTTCCTGGGAAACAAACAGACTATCAGAAAGAAATCGTGGTTTTAAATGAACAGTTGAAAACTTTGGAAGTAGAAAAGTTAGAGCAGTCAAAGCAAATAATAGATTTGCAGTCTGTTATTGACAGGAAAAAGCAGGAATTAAACTCGATTAGATCGGAACTGGAACAGCATAAGGCCAGAGCGCTGAGAACTTtacaagaaaaggaaaaactcATAACAGAACTGAAAAGCAACGCACCAACAGCTATGGATGAAGCCACGATCATGGAGTTGAATCAATTAAA GCAGGAACGTGACAGTGTTAGGGAGGAAAATCAGCAAATGTGTCAGCAGCTGAAAATGCTGAGGGAAGAGTTGATAAATGCAGATCTGAACTTGGAAAAGATAAGACAAAAGTCAGCCGAGACAAATCTACAAAATCAAGAGATTCTTGCTAGTGAAAGACGTCGAAGATTAGAAGCGGAAGAAGATATAAGATTGCGTTCAGAA GAAACAAGATCCTTGAAAGATGAACTAATTAGTCAACGTAATGGATTTagtttacaattacaaaagcAGAATTCGGAGATTTCTAAGCTTAAGTTGCAATTATCTGTATCGACAACGCCGAGCAATGAAATGGATTCGAGAATAGCGACTCTTACCCAAACTCTGGTTCTAAAACAGCAAGCATTGGAATGTTTGACGACAGAAAGAAATGCATTACGTCTCCAGCTTGAGAAGATTGAG CATCAATACAGAAATGCTGCAGGCAATTTACGGAGAAACATAtcgtacaataatataaacgaTACGGACGATGCGAAAGCTCAAGTTCCCACGTTTTTAATAGAAACACCGTTCGATACCAGCGTTGCTAGAAGAGTAAAAAGAGCTTATTCTTCATTGGATGCTATAAGTGTTCGAACAGGAGTATTTTTAAGGAGATATCCATTAGCTAGAATTTTAGTACTGATTTATATG gCACTACTCCATTTGTGGGTTTTGGTAGTTCTCTTATCCCAATCACCGGAAgcccattaa
- the LOC139809866 gene encoding retinoblastoma-like protein 1, with amino-acid sequence MTKDNNLLGKFELSGIPPAPRGVPQIEVTFDIDANGILNVSAVDKSTGKENKITITITNDKNRLSKDDIERMVNEAERYRTEDEKQKETIAAKNGLESYCFNMKTTVEDESLLMGQILFYKLLEMILNDEKRKKPNDDITNLLLNEVFIQCLFACCLEIVIYSYKSNDKIFPWILKALNLDAYYFYKVIEIIVRAKDQLSLDVVKHLNQIEEKILESLAWQSDSPLWQTIESLPDGVPSCEEVSLPGTLETTDPNAPGQPVLRTGSVTLFFRKFYNLACVRMQDLCNSLEISDNDKKKIWTIFEYSIKERTKLMKDRHLDQILMCAIYIISKLVRMERNSFKEIIRCYHLQPQAESHIHRSVLIEKVSNDGDPGTTGNERSEDNTMLEENITPPTPTNMAGTSQNLNGEIRRHLIEFYNAIYVPQVEEFANKFGSARGNVMNLSLSPLPKGKTPANSPVRRVTSSIMTHTLDPKAISASPAPQLSYCFNRSPAKDLEAINKMISVNAKKSVGKRLLTDDTDVEMTEGSSPKKTATFVARKLENIIGERRTQNQ; translated from the exons ATGACTAAGGACAACAATCTGCTGGGCAAATTCGAGCTTAGCGGTATCCCCCCAGCACCTCGTGGAGTTCCTCAGATCGAGGTTACCTTCGACATCGACGCGAACGGTATCCTCAACGTCTCCGCCGTGGACAAGTCCACTGGCAAGGAGAACAAGATCACCATCACCATCACCAACGACAAGAATCGACTCAGCAAGGATGATATTGAGAGGATGGTGAACGAGGCGGAGAGGTACCGCACCGAGGACGAGAAGCAAAAGGAGACGATCGCGGCCAAGAATGGCCTCGAATCTTACTGCTTCAACATGAAGACCACAGTCGAGGACGAGAGCCTTCTCATGGGACAAATCCTGTTTTACAAACTTCTAGAAATGATTTTAAACGACGAGAAACGCAAAAAACCGAATGATGACATAACT AATCTTCTTTTAAACGAAGTCTTTATCCAATGCCTTTTTGCCTGCTGTCTTGAAATAGTTATATATTCATACAAAAGCAATGATAAGATATTTCCCTGGATATTGAAGGCTTTGAATCTGGATGCTTACTATTTCTATAAGGTCATAGAAATTATAGTAAGAGCCAAAGATCAATTGTCGCTAGATGTTGTCAAGCACTTGAATCAGATCGAAGAGAAGATTCTGGAGTCCTTGGCTTGGCAAAGTGATAGTCCTTTGTGGCAAACCATCGAGTCTTTGCCGGACGGTGTGCCGAGTTGTGAGGAAGTTTCTTTGCCTGGCACTTTGGAAACTACTGATCCGAACGCTCCTGGTCAACCTGTATTAAGAACGGGCTCCGTTACACTGTTCTTCCGAAAGTTCTACAATCTTGCGTGTGTACGTATGCAGGACTTGTGCAATTCATTGGAGATATCGGATAacgataagaaaaagatatggACAATCTTCGAATACTCCATCAAGGAACGTACCAAATTGATGAAGGACCGGCATCTCGATCAGATCTTGATGtgtgcaatttatataatatctaaacTGGTCAGGATGGAGAGAAACTCGTTCAAGGAAATCATTCGGTGTTATCATCTACAACCGCAGGCAGAGTCACATATACATAGATCGGTGCTTATCGAAAAAGTTTCTAATGACGGTGATCCAGGGACAACTGGTAACGAAAGATCGGAGGATAATACTATGTTAGAGGAAAATATAACTCCACCAACGCCGACAAATATGGCCGGAACGTCGCAAAACTTGAATGGAGAGATACGCCGCCACCTAATCGAGTTCTATAACGCGATATATGTTCCGCAGGTCGAGGAATTTGCAAACAAATTTGGATCGGCTCGCGGTAACGTCATGAATCTCTCGTTGAGTCCTTTACCGAAAGGAAAGACACCTGCTAATTCTCCAGTGAGACGTGTCACTAGTAGTATTATGACACACACTCTAGATCCGAAGGCTATCAGTGCATCACCGGCGCCGCAATTAAGTTATTGCTTCAATCGTAGCCCTGCTAag GATTTAGAAGCTATCAATAAGATGATTTCTGTGAATGCGAAAAAAAGTGTAGGAAAGCGATTACTTACCGATGACACGGATGTAGAAATGACGGAAGGCTCATCTCCTAAAAAAACTGCAACTTTTGTTGCAcggaaattagaaaatatcatTGGAGAACGACGAACGCAAAATCAATAA
- the LOC139809880 gene encoding mitochondrial import inner membrane translocase subunit Tim8 A-like gives MSLMENSDTQVVLDDQLQHFIETETKKQHFQGLVHELTGLCWETCMDKPSLRLEPKVHKCLVNCVERFIDTTNYITNRLERVATNMQSESDNME, from the exons ATGAGTCTTATGGAAAACTCGGACACGCAGGTTGTCCTGGACGATCAGTTGCAGCATTTTATCGAGACCGAAACGAAAAAGCAACATTTTCAG gGATTAGTACATGAATTAACGGGTCTTTGCTGGGAGACTTGTATGGATAAGCCGTCGCTACGCCTGGAGCCTAAAGTTCACAAGTGTCTCGTGAATTGCGTGGAGAGATTTATTGACACAACCAATTATATCACAAACAGATTAGAACGCGTTGCCACGAATATGCAGTCTGAGTCAGATAATATGGAATGA
- the Pex3 gene encoding peroxisomal biogenesis factor 3 produces MFSSIRGFLSRHRRKFIFGSVIISSVIFLTRYTQRKLREWQENEIRMLMERTRKRQYYESTERTCNQMISSLAVTLRNSVVKEIDTEIIINQLRDGSADKLTSWSQLKVLAITRSAVIIYSYTMLVTFLRIQLNLISGHMYKGVQNVDNGTIGSEVQARYMALSSYFIYEGIKNLSSFIKSKVAEVTASLSLTQQLTLRDLEQIYWAVTSSVSADSSRDPVKNFTYYTLQHDIENSDTSTYSKLRDQMLDVSESEEVQDLMQKNIRSGFVLLMDHIAAYFTEYLHPSKTVGVNKTSLLGESSAENPTLTREGAANDLNGFVDVNKTTMALAKIIPIINGQIPDNPTPNDLAADWLQRLMLNSDFKTLGANLYEAVS; encoded by the coding sequence ATGTTTTCAAGCATTCGGGGATTTTTGAGTCGTCACAGGCGTAAGTTTATATTTGGGAGCGTCATTATTAGCAGCGTCATCTTCTTGACGCGTTACACGCAGCGTAAGCTGCGAGAGTGGCAAGAAAATGAGATCAGGATGCTGATGGAAAGGACGAGGAAACGACAGTACTATGAGAGCACGGAGAGAACGTGTAACCAAATGATATCGTCTCTCGCGGTGACTCTGAGAAACTCTGTCGTCAAAGAAATCGACACGGAGATAATCATAAATCAACTTAGAGACGGCTCGGCCGACAAGCTAACGTCCTGGAGTCAACTGAAGGTGTTGGCGATCACGCGATCGgccgtaataatttattcttatactATGCTAGTTACATTTCTTAGAATTCAGCTCAATTTGATTAGCGGGCATATGTACAAAGGTGTACAGAATGTGGATAATGGGACTATCGGCAGTGAGGTACAGGCAAGATACATGGCTCTTTctagttattttatatacgaggGCATTAAAAACTTGAGCAGTTTCATAAAGAGTAAAGTTGCTGAAGTCACAGCTTCGTTGTCTCTGACGCAGCAATTAACGTTGAGAGATTTAGAACAAATTTATTGGGCAGTTACATCATCCGTGTCGGCCGACAGCTCGAGAGATCCTGTGAAAAATTTCACTTACTACACGTTGCAACATGATATTGAAAACAGCGACACATCTACCTATTCGAAGCTAAGGGATCAGATGCTAGATGTGTCGGAGAGCGAAGAAGTCCAGGATTTAATGCAGAAAAATATCAGAAGTGGATTTGTCTTATTGATGGATCATATAGCTGCATACTTTACTGAATACCTTCATCCTTCTAAAACTGTTGGTGTAAATAAAACATCGCTTTTGGGAGAATCGAGCGCTGAAAATCCGACTTTAACGAGGGAAGGAGCTGCAAATGATTTGAATGGATTTGTAGATGTTAACAAAACCACTATGGCCTTGGCCAAGATTATTCCTATTATAAATGGGCAGATTCCGGATAATCCAACGCCAAACGATTTAGCGGCGGATTGGCTTCAACGTCTGATGCTAAATAGTGATTTTAAAACACTTGGGGCGAATCTTTACGAAGCAGTCAGCTAA
- the Rpt6 gene encoding 26S proteasome regulatory subunit 8: protein MTLTNKMDIDEKNAKGEGFKPYYITKIEELQLIVAEKSQNLRRLQAQRNELNAKVRMLREELQLLQEQGSYVGEVVKPMDKKKVLVKVHPEGKFVVDIDKNIDINDVTPNSRVALRNESYTLHKILPNKVDPLVSLMMVEKVPDSTYEMVGGLDKQIKEIKEVIELPVKHPELFDALGIAQPKGVLLYGPPGTGKTLLARAVAHHTECTFIRVSGSELVQKFIGEGSRMVRELFVMAREHAPSIIFMDEIDSIGSSRIESGSGGDSEVQRTMLELLNQLDGFEATKNIKVIMATNRIDILDPALLRPGRIDRKIEFPPPNEEARLDILKIHSRKMNLTRGINLRKIAELMPGASGAEVKGVCTEAGMYALRERRVHVTQEDFEMAVAKVMQKDSEKNMSIKKLWK from the exons ATGACGCTCACAAATAAg ATGGATATCGACGAGAAGAATGCTAAGGGAGAAGGCTTTAAACCGTATTACATTACGAAGATCGAGGAATTGCAGTTAATTGTTGCTGAAAAGAGTCAAAATTTAAGGAGACTGCAAGCACAGCGTAATGAACTCAACGCCAAAG TACGCATGTTACGCGAAGAGTTACAACTCCTGCAAGAACAGGGTTCCTATGTCGGAGAAGTAGTTAAACCTATGGACAAGAAGAAGGTCCTAGTTAAAGTACATCCGGAAGGCAAATTTGTGGTAGATATAGACAAGAACATCGACATCAACGACGTGACTCCGAACTCGCGTGTTGCTCTGCGTAACGAAAGTTACACTCTGCATAAAATATTGCCGAATAAAGTCGATCCACTTGTCTCCCTTATGATGGTAGAGAAAGTGCCGGATTCTACCTACGAAATGGTTGGAGGTTTAGATAAACAGATAAAGGAGATAAAAGAGGTCATAGAGTTGCCGGTCAAGCATCCAGAATTGTTTGATGCTCTTGGAATTGCACAGCCAAAAGGTGTACTGCTGTATGGACCACCAg GTACCGGCAAGACTCTTCTTGCAAGAGCGGTCGCGCATCATACCGAGTGCACCTTTATTCGCGTATCCGGATCTGAGTTGGTGCAGAAATTTATCGGAGAAGGTTCGCGTATGGTTCGCGAATTGTTCGTCATGGCAAGAGAACACGCACCGTCTATAATATTCATGGACGAAATCGATTCCATTGGAAGTTCCCGGATTGAATCTGGGTCTGGTGGCGATAGTGAA GTACAACGTACCATGTTAGAATTGCTGAATCAGTTGGACGGTTTTGAAGCAACGAAgaacataaaagttattatgGCCACAAACAGAATTGATATCCTGGATCCGGCATTATTGCGTCCCGGCCGTATTGATCGTAAGATCGAATTTCCACCTCCAAACGAAGAGGCTAGATTGGACATCCTGAAGATTCATTCTAGGAAAATGAATTTGACACGTGGAATAAATCTGAGAAAGATAGCTGAACTCATGCCTGGTGCGTCAGGAGCAGAAGTCAAG gGTGTTTGTACGGAAGCTGGAATGTATGCTCTTAGAGAACGTCGAGTTCATGTAACTCAAGAAGATTTTGAGATGGCTGTAGCAAAGGTGATGCAGAAGGATTCTGAGAAAAATATGTCGATCAAGAAGTTATGGAAATAA